Sequence from the Frankiales bacterium genome:
TGTTCTGGGTCGTGCTCCTCGCCGTGATCGTGTTCGCCGTGATCCGCCTGTTGCCCGGCAACGGCCGCGCCGACGCCGCGGGGTCTGCGGTGCCAGCCCCCGGAGTGGAGTCCCCGGACCAGATCCTCGACCGCATGTTCGCCACCGGCGAGATCGACGAACAGACATATCGCGCCCGGCGCAGCGCGCTGATGCAGATGCGCAAGCCGTCGTGATCCCCTCCAGGCGCGCCTACGTGGTCGTCCTGGTCGCCGCCGTGCTCGCCCTGCTCGGATCCGCCGCCGCTGCCTTCGCGTACCAGTCGCACCGGTCGGACACCACGGTGGCAGTGTCCCCGGGCTGGGGCAGCGGCATGATGGATGGCGACATGATGGGCGGCTATGACGAGGGCGCTGACAACGGCAATGCGACCGTCGACTCAGACCAAGCTCAGTCTTTGGCGCAGGCGTGGGTGGACAAGAACGCCGCCGGCG
This genomic interval carries:
- a CDS encoding SHOCT domain-containing protein, translating into MMNWYGNGMGGGSGFWLLMMLFWVVLLAVIVFAVIRLLPGNGRADAAGSAVPAPGVESPDQILDRMFATGEIDEQTYRARRSALMQMRKPS